The nucleotide window GCACTGGTTGGAGCAAGCGGCGGTGGTAAAACCACCTTGGTGCAACTGTTGTTAGGGTTTTATGAAGCAACAGAAGGGCAGGTTCTATATGGCGGTGTGCCGATTACCGAGATCGGTCAATCGGTGGTGCGAGCCAATGTAGCCACCGTGTTGCAGCACCCAGCGCTATTCAATCAATCGATTCGTTTTAATTTAACGTTAGGTCAAGATTTGCCAGATGAGGTCTTGTGGCAAGCCCTAGAGCAAGCACAGCTTGCCGAGACAATTCGCGAGTTAGACAATCAGCTTGATGCGATAGTCGGGCGCAACGGCATTAAATTGTCCGGCGGTCAGCGACAACGTTTGGCTATTGCACGAATGATTCTGCAAGACCCTAAAGTGGTGATTATGGATGAAGCCACCTCCGCTTTGGATATGGAAACCGAACGTAAACTTTATGTGGATTTAGCTCCGTTTCTGGAAAATCGTACTACTCTGATTGTGGCGCATCGTTTAAGCTCAATTCGCCAAGCCGATAGAATCATGGTGTTTGAGGATGGACATATCATCGAATCGGGTAGTCATGATGAGCTGATGGCGCAAGCTGGTACTTATCACAAGTTATATCGATAAACTTTCTGCTCAATCTCTGCTAAATACTTAAGTCTTAACCTTAAACCAAAAAAGCCCGAATTTATTAGAGTTTCTCTAGATAAATTCGGGCTTTTAAAGATGAAAAAACAAACCTACCAGGCCTGGTAGGTTGCATTTTTATTTAACTTTATTATTTTACTTTGCAATCTAAGTGATAAGCCACTTGCATGGTGTTTTCCAACAATGTCGCAATCGTCATTGGGCCAACGCCACCTGGCACTGGAGTAATCCAGCTGGCACGCTGTGCCGCAGTATCATATTCTACGTCACCGCAAAGGGTGCCATCGTCCATACGGTTAATCCCCACATCGATCACGATCGCACCTTCTTTAATCCATTCACCTTTGACCATGTTTGGAATTCCAACACCCACAACCACTAAGTCCGCTTCCGAAACTTTCTGCGCTAAATCTTTGGTCGCACTATGACAAACCGTAACCGTGGCGCGTTCATTCAATAGTTCAAGCATCATCGGCACACCCACAATATTGGAAGCACCAACCACAACCGCGTTCAATCCACGTAGAGGAATCCCTGTTTTAGCTAACATCGTCATAACGCCGTGTGGAGTACAAGGTGCTAATTGCGGCATACGAGTCGCCAAGCGACCAACATTATAAGGATGGAAACCATCTACATCTTTACATGGATGAATACGTTCAATAATCTCTTCTGGGTCGATATGGTCAGGAACAGGCAGCTGTACAATGATACCGTGTACTTCATCATCGGCATTCAGCTTATCGATTAGAGCAAGTACTTCTTCTTGTGAGGTCTCGGCAGGGAGTACTACTGAAACATCCTTGAAGCCGGCTTTTTGGCAGGCGATTTTTTTATTACGTACATACACTTGTGATGCAGGGTCTTCACCCACCATAATCACGGCAAGCCCAGGCGGTTTTTTACCTAAAGCAACCTGTTTCTCAACTTCCTGTTGAATAGAGTCACGTAATTCAGCCGCAATGGCTTTACCATCTAAAATTTTTGCAGACATAGTATTAATCATCCTACTTTGAGTAAAAAAGTTGCTGATTATGATAACCGATTTTTTACTTTAATAATTTTGGAATCATTTATATCCTTTATAGACAAAGTAAATGTTTGTCGATTCTGGCATCCTGAATTCTCAAAAATGGGCGCTTTAAAAGTAGAATCAATAGCTTAGCAAGCAAGGAGTTTAACCGAGTAAATAGCGGGTGAATTAAATTGTAAAAAAAACGAAAAATATTCATCTTTGTTGTTGACAGGAATAGGGGGCGTCTATACAATACGCCCCATCTTACGGAGTGTAGCGCAGCTTGGTAGCGCACCTGTTTTGGGTACAGGTGGTCGGGGGTTCAAATCCCTCCACTCCGACCATATTCTTATTGAATTGAAGATGGTCACCATCTTCAGTTCGATAGTCAAAAGGTTCGATAACGCGCCCATAGCTCAACTGGATAGAGCATCGCCCTTCTAAGGCGAGGGTTTCAGGTTCGAATCCTGATGGGCGTACCATATTTATGGTGTGTTCATCACGCCATCTATGGCGGATGTAGCTCAGTTGGTAGAGCCCAGGATTGTGATTCCTGTTGTCGCGGGTTCGATCCCCGTCATTCGCCCCACTTTTTTTCTTGTTTTTCATTTAGTTTCATCTCTTTTATATACATTCTTTTTCGAATTCGTTCGTTTTTCTTTATAAATCAATTTTTTGCTCATTTTCTCTTTGTATTATTTTTCTCTCTGCTGTAGCTGTTACTTATCTGTTTCCTCCTCTTTTTAGGTTTATATTTTTGATAAATCGGTTTTTTGCACCAAATAATCTGTTTTGTGTTTCTTATTGGTTCAAAATGGTTTATTTAATTCTATTTCATATTACTTAATTACATCAATATCCTTTTAAAACGCTATTTATAAAAGTTGGTATTCCAATTGCTTTTAAGGTATTACCCTTTTTTAAATTGGTAATACTGGAGTTATGCTATGAAGTCTAAGATTGTTTCAAAAACGTTTGGGTTGGTCGCTGGTTTGGCTATGAGTGCTATGTCCTGGCAGGCAAATGCGGCTGAGCCGTTAAAAATTGGTTACAGCGATTGGCCTGGATGGGTTGCTTGGGAAGTGGCCATTGAGAAGAAGTGGTTCAAGGAAGCTGGTGTTGACGTTAAATTCGAATGGTTTGATTATGTGGCGTCAATGGATGCTTATGCGGCTGGTAAGTTAGATGCTGTGCATATGACAAACGGTGATGCCTTGGTAACCGGTTCAACAGGCGCGCCAAGTGTGATGATTTTATTGAATGACTACTCTAACGGTAACGATATGGTGGTTGCGAAGCAGGGTGTGGCTTCTGTTAAAGATTTAAAAGGTAAGAAAGTCGGTGTGGAAGTGGGGTTTGTGGCTCATTTGATGTTATTAACAGCCTTAGACGCGAATGGTATGTCTGAATCTGATGTGACTTTAGTGAATGTGCCAACAAATGAAACGCCTCAAGTTTTAGCTTCTGGTGAGGTTGATGCGATTGTGGCTTGGCAGCCAAGTTCTGGACAAGCTTTAAACCTGGTCCCAGGTTCTAAAGCGGTATTTACTTCAGCGGACAATCCGGGAATTATTTACGATGGTTTATCCGTGAATCCGGCCAGTCTTTCTAGTCGTAAAAAAGATTGGGAAAAAGTGTTAAAGGTTTGGTACAAAACGGTTGATTACATCAATGACCCTAAAACACATGCTGATGCGGTTAGCATTATGGCTTCTCGTGTAGGTCTTGCTCCTGCTGAATATGAACCATTCTTAAAAGGGACTAAAATTCTTTCTTTAGAAGAAGCGAAAGCGGCTTATAAAAAAGGTGATGGCTTAGACTCTATTTATGGTTCATCAAAAGTTTCTGACGACTTTAACGTTGCAAACAAAGTGTACGATGCTCCACAAGATATCAATGTTTATTTTGATGGTTCTTTAACAAACGGATTGTAATTACAAGGTACGATTTGTTTCCCAAACAGCCTTTTAAGAAATTTTTCTTTCAAGGCTGTTTTTTTATCTAGTACACGTTTTATTCAGCAAATGAGGTGTGAAAATGTCTAAAAAACCGAAATATTTTCGTCATCATGATGCTTTGAAACCGACGGTTATCGCAATAATTTATGTGATAACCTCTTATATTCTAGGGTTTGGCTTACTGTTAGCGGAACCTCTTATTACCAACTTGATTGGTATTCCTTTATTGGCTCATTCAATGGTGATTGCTGCTTACTTGATTCACGAAGCGGCCCATTCAAGTGTATTTAAGGATAAAAGGCATAACCGTTGGTTTGCCGAGTCCTTATTATGGATAACAGGTAACAGCTATTCGAGTTTTAGCGATATCCAACGTAAACACAATCGACACCATATTGACCGAGCGGATATTGTCTCTTTTGATTTTAGGCCAGTTTTAGAAAGGCACCCTAACGTTCTTAAAATTATTAAAGCTCTCGAGTGGGCTTATATCCCCGCACTCGAAATCGTGATGCACGCCTTAGTATTGATCTTGCCTTTTGTTAAACCGAATAGAAAACAAAATCGTTCACGTATTATTTTGGTAGTGTTCTTAAGAGTGTTGATGTTTACAGGGTTAGCGTCGATCTCTTTGAACATATTATGGTTATATCCAATCGCTTACATGCTGTTTTTAACGGTAATGCGTTTTATGGATGTTCACCAACATACTTATGAAGTCTATGAAACTTTAGATCTACCTAGGGGTGCTGAAGCCAGATTGAGAGACCGAGAATTTGAGGAGCATAATACCTACTCAAATTTGCTGTCAGTGAAATATCCGTGGGTGAATCTATTGGTGTTGAATTTCAGTTATCACAATGTACATCATGAGCAACAGTTGCAGCCTTGGTATCGATTGCCAAAATTACATCAACAGATGTTTGGCGACGATTATCAACAAATTCTGACTTTTAAACATCTGATTAAAAGTTTTCACAAATACCGCGTGCCACGTGTTTTAAATGGTGACCCAATCAATTTACCCGTTAAAAAAGATGAAGGTGAGACTTTTATTGGGGTGGATGGTGTCTCTTTTCTAACCGCTCACTGACACCATTAATTCACTCTACAAGGTAATCATTATGACTCAAGTTAAAAAGTTTTGGCCCATTCTAACAGGGCAACATACCTATGAAAAAACGCTTTCTACTCGCGGGGTGGGTAGTGGCGAAGTTATTAAAGCCCCTATTTTAGCCTATTTAATTGAGACCAATAATGGGCGTATCTTGTTTGACGTGGGCTGTGATTACCAAAAAATTAAACAGCCTGATTTACGTCAAAAATACTATGAGCATGACGGTTTTCCTTTTGGCCCGCCAGAGATGGAAGAGGAGCAGCAGTTACCTAATAAACTACAAATTTTAGGTTTACAGCCAGAAGATGTCGATGTGGTGTTTTGTAGTCATTTACATTTTGATCATGCGGGTGGTTTATGTGAGTTTTGTCACGCTGAGGTACATGTACACGCGCAAGAGATGAATGCGGCTAAAAACCTTGAAGACGAAGCCTACTTCACCTCGGATTTTGACTTACCGCTTAACTGGAAAATTCAAACAGAAGAGTATGATTTAGTGCCAGGTGTGAGAGCGATTGAAACGCCTGGGCATACCGCAGGGCATATGTCTATGTATATTGAACTACCCAAAGGCCGGCCCATTGTATTGGCTGGCGATGCCGCAGATTTAGTTGAAAATATCGAACAAGAGATTGCCCCTGGGCTGTGTTGGCAAGACAACGAATCGATGGCGATTGAGAGTATTCAAAAATTGAAACAGTTTAGCCAACAAAATAATGCCGCACTTTGGCCAAATCATGATTGGCAGTTCTTTCAAAAACATAATCGATTCCCTGGTTTTTTTGAATAGTAAGGGACAATAATTTTATGCAATTAAAAACATTCAAAACACTCTGGGGAAATACTCTACCGATTGACCAGGCCTGTCAAAATGCCATTCATAATAGGTTTACGGGGATTGAAGGTCAGGCTCCTAAAGATAAAAATCAACAAAATAGTTGGGCACAGGCCTTGGCGGATTTTGAGTGCGATTATATTGCTGAAATTGTCACCGGAGGTGATTATGTTCCCAATCGCAATTGGACTATTCAGCAGCATCTCGATGATATTAAATTTCAGTTGGATTGTTCACTGTCTCTTAATCCCTTATTTGCCACTTGTATTACGGGGTGTGATGCTTGGGAGGAATCCAAGTCGATTGATTTCTTTGCGCAAGCTATGAGCCTGGGTATGGAGTATGGTGTAACCTTAAGTTTTGAAACCCATCGTAGTCGCTCATTGTTCACTCCTTGGATTACACAACGTGTGGTTGAAGCCTTGCCAGAAATAAAGTTAACCGCTGATATTAGCCATTGGTGTGTGGTGTGTGAACGTTTAATGGATTCTGAAATAGAAACCATTCATGCGATTGCGAATAATGTGCATCATATTCATGGACGAGTAGGCTACGATCAAGGCCCGCAAGTTCCTCATCCAGCCTTACCAGAATATCAAGCCGCTTTAAAGTCTCACCAGTCCATTTGGGAATTTTTTTGGCAAGCACAGAAAATAAATCAGTATGCCTTTTCAACATTAACCCCCGAGTTTGGGCCTGATGGCTATTGTCAGCTACTGCCGTTTACCCAAGCCCCCGTTGCGGATATTGACGAAATTAATCAGTGGATGAATAACAATGAAAAAGCCCACTTCAGCCAATTTATAGAGCCAGAAATAATATCATGTTGAAAACCTTTCAAACCTTATCGCAAAAGCCAGAGTTTCCCGTTATTGTCTTAGTTATCGCGTCCTTTTTTTGGGGGTTAAGCTGGTTGCCGCTTAAATCTTTAAATCAAATGGGATTTGATGGCCCTTTACTCATTTTTGCTGCTTATAGCTTGTTGTCGTTAGTCTTTTTGCCGTTATTGATTAAACAGCGTAGTTATCTTAAAAGTCACTTAGCAGCTTGGTTAATCATTTTAGTTTTGGGCGGTGGGGCAAACTTCGCGTTTAGCTATGCACTCATCTATGGCGAAATTATCCGTGTCATGGTGCTGTTTTATCTTTTGCCGTTATGGGGTGTTTTGGGTGGTAAGTTTCTATTAAATGAGCATGTGGATTACAAAGGTTGGATGGCGGCAGGGCTTTCTATTTGTGGTGCGTTTTTGATTGTTGGTGGCTTTAAAGTCTTTGAGTCGCCACCCACTTGGATTGATGGTATTGCCTTATTATCTGGCTTTTTATTTGCCATGAATAATATTGCATTTCGTGCCCATCAAGATATTCCAATGGTGCCCAAATTAAGTGCTTTATTTATCGGTACAGCACTACTCTCGGGGCTTCTGTTTTTTGTACAGGGTGCTGAAATGCCAAATGATATTTCACTGCCAGCATGGCAATTATTGGTGTTTTATGGCCTGGTTTGGTTGCTGATTTCTAATTATGGTTCGCAGTGGGGAGTGACCCATCTACCTGCGAGCCGCTCTTCCATTATCATTATTATGGAGTTGGTTGTTGCTGTGATTTCTGCGGTGCTCATTGCGAATGAAACCTTGAGCTTCGTTGAGGGGTTGGGCGGCGTTCTTATTGTAACCGCAGCGGTTTTAGAGGCTTTTAGAAAAACGAATAAAGACAAATAAAAGCGTAAGCTGAAATAACCAGGCCTGGTAAGTTGTATTGAATGGGTGAATAACCAGGCCTGGTAAGTTGTATTGGATGAGTGAATAACCAGGCCTGATAAGTTAATATTTAAGACTTGCGTTGTTTCATCCAGTTACGCCAACCGCCTGTTGCTGAGATATCCGTGGCTCCCTCAATACCATAAGGTTCGCAAATAAAGCCAACCACTTGGCTACCGTCTTCAAGCTCCACTTTTCCTAAACCCAATGGGGATGGAATCAATGCCAGGAAAGAGCCTAAATGTTCTTTAGGCATTGCCCAAACCTCGACTTCAATGGATTGTCCCTCATTTTCATTGGCTTGTTTGACCAGGCCAGGTTTTAAAATTGGGCCACCAGGTAGTTCGAAAAATTGGTATTTAGGCGCAGTTTTGGTGGTTTTTAGGAGTTTTGCACCTCGTTCAAGCAATTGTGAATTTAATGGAAAACCAACTAAATGTGCGCCGACTACCGCGAGCGCAATGGATTGTTGGTTTGTAAAGTGAGCAGGATTGCTCTCTGGAACATCAATAAAACGTGCCCCCGAATTTTCTACAAACTGTTTATGCAATGAGTCGGTCAGTTGCATTAGTTGCCGATCGCTACCTGCGGGTGCAAAAAATGTCACACCCGTCGGCAGTGTATCTGCTCTAAAACCTGTTGGCATGGCAATGGCGGCGTAATCCAGTAAATTCATGAAGTTGGTGTAAGTACCCAGTTTGGAGTTTAGACCGATTGGGTCGTTTTGCAGGGCTTCAATGCTGTAAATGGTTGGAGTGGTCGGAGTCATAAAACAATCGATTCCGTGATTTTCCCAAATGATTTGTGTTGCTCTTTGTGCTTGTTGCAGAGCATAAGCACCTTGATAAGCGTCCACTGCGGAGAGCGATTTTGCGCCGCCAATAATCTTGGCAACCGCCGGATCCATTTGATTTTCATGGGTTTCAAAAAAATCTTGAATAGCAAGGTAGCGTTCCGCCACCCATGCGCCACCATAAAGCAGTTTGGCGGTATCCAACCAGGCCTGGAAAGGGACAGATTTGATTTCATAACCAAGGTTTTTTAAAGTCGATACGCTATGTTCAAAGGCCTTTTGCGCCTCGGAGTCGCCATCGAAAAACAAACTTTCACGGTCAGGGATACCGATGACGGGTTGGCTTGGCCAAGCAGGAGAGGTCAGCCGATTTTCCGAGCGGCTAAACGCATCCTTTTCATCAAACTTGGCCGCGACATCAAACACCGAATACGCATCCTGTGCGTTTAAAGCAAACACGCTAACCACATCTTGAGAGCGCACTGCTGGCACAACGCCATGGGTGCTCAATAAGCCTTTTGAGGGTTTTAGCCCGACCAGATTATTGAAAGCGGCCGGTACCCGACCAGAGCCGGCGGTATCGGTACCTAATGAAAAACTGCAAAGGTTGAGTGCTAAGGAAACCGCAGAACCTGAACTGGAACCACCTGAAATCATTTCAAAGTCAAACGCGTTATGACAAACTCCATAAGGAGAGCGAGTTCCTACCAGGCCTGTCGCAAATTGATCCATATTGGCTTTAGCAATGGGAATGGCACCAGCGTCAATCAGTTGTTGGACAACGGTAGCTGATTCGCTTGGCACGTAGCTAAACTCTTTACAGGCAGCCGTAGTTGGAATGTTGGCTAAGTCAATATTATCCTTGATGACAAAAGGGATACCCCAAAGAGGCAAGCTGTTGGGTTCGCTCTGGTCTAATTGACTTAGGTAAGGTTCCAGTTCTGTGGGCGTCAATAAATGAATAAACAGATTGTAGTCTGCATAGCCATGCGCGTTTTGAATCAGCTGTTGCACTAAGTTTCTAGGCGTGAGTTCGCCAGAGGCATATTGGTCGTGTAGCGCTGAAAGCGTTAAATTAAATTCTCGCATCTTAAATTACCTCCAGAATCATTAGGGCTTGTCCTGTTTGGATTAAATCACCCTCGTTGACTAGGATCTCGGTGACGGTTCCAGTCGTTTCCGCCGTCACTGGAATCTCTATTTTCATGGTTTCCAAAATGGCAATGGTGTCACCCTCATTAACGGTATCTCCCGGTTTGACTTGCAGTTTCCAAACACTGCCTGTAATGGGTGAAAGCGCGGCTTCAAAACCTTCGGGTATTTCTATTGATGCATCACTTTGGATACTGTCTTGTGCGGTTTCAGATTCAAAGTTCGCTAGGCCAGACTCTTCCCAATATAGGCGTTCGGCTTCAAAAGCACCTTGTTGTTGCTTTTGAAAGGCGTCAATACTGTCGTGGTTCTGTTTCAAGAAATCTTGATAGCTATTTAAAGAAAGTTCGGTCTCTTCGATTTCAATGTCGAAACGCCCTAAAGGGAAGTCCAAACGCGCTTGCGCGAGTTCTTCTTCAGAAACGGGGTAGTATTGAATTTGGTCAAAGAAATCCAGTAACCAAGGTTTGCCGTCCTTAAAGTTCTTGGTGATGTGGTAAGGGTTCCACATTTGTATAGTTCGGCCAACAAATTGGTAACCTCCAGGACCTTCCATGCCGTAAATGCACATATAAGCGCCACC belongs to Thiomicrorhabdus immobilis and includes:
- the atzF gene encoding allophanate hydrolase, whose product is MREFNLTLSALHDQYASGELTPRNLVQQLIQNAHGYADYNLFIHLLTPTELEPYLSQLDQSEPNSLPLWGIPFVIKDNIDLANIPTTAACKEFSYVPSESATVVQQLIDAGAIPIAKANMDQFATGLVGTRSPYGVCHNAFDFEMISGGSSSGSAVSLALNLCSFSLGTDTAGSGRVPAAFNNLVGLKPSKGLLSTHGVVPAVRSQDVVSVFALNAQDAYSVFDVAAKFDEKDAFSRSENRLTSPAWPSQPVIGIPDRESLFFDGDSEAQKAFEHSVSTLKNLGYEIKSVPFQAWLDTAKLLYGGAWVAERYLAIQDFFETHENQMDPAVAKIIGGAKSLSAVDAYQGAYALQQAQRATQIIWENHGIDCFMTPTTPTIYSIEALQNDPIGLNSKLGTYTNFMNLLDYAAIAMPTGFRADTLPTGVTFFAPAGSDRQLMQLTDSLHKQFVENSGARFIDVPESNPAHFTNQQSIALAVVGAHLVGFPLNSQLLERGAKLLKTTKTAPKYQFFELPGGPILKPGLVKQANENEGQSIEVEVWAMPKEHLGSFLALIPSPLGLGKVELEDGSQVVGFICEPYGIEGATDISATGGWRNWMKQRKS
- a CDS encoding ABC transporter substrate-binding protein; protein product: MKSKIVSKTFGLVAGLAMSAMSWQANAAEPLKIGYSDWPGWVAWEVAIEKKWFKEAGVDVKFEWFDYVASMDAYAAGKLDAVHMTNGDALVTGSTGAPSVMILLNDYSNGNDMVVAKQGVASVKDLKGKKVGVEVGFVAHLMLLTALDANGMSESDVTLVNVPTNETPQVLASGEVDAIVAWQPSSGQALNLVPGSKAVFTSADNPGIIYDGLSVNPASLSSRKKDWEKVLKVWYKTVDYINDPKTHADAVSIMASRVGLAPAEYEPFLKGTKILSLEEAKAAYKKGDGLDSIYGSSKVSDDFNVANKVYDAPQDINVYFDGSLTNGL
- the folD gene encoding bifunctional methylenetetrahydrofolate dehydrogenase/methenyltetrahydrofolate cyclohydrolase FolD → MSAKILDGKAIAAELRDSIQQEVEKQVALGKKPPGLAVIMVGEDPASQVYVRNKKIACQKAGFKDVSVVLPAETSQEEVLALIDKLNADDEVHGIIVQLPVPDHIDPEEIIERIHPCKDVDGFHPYNVGRLATRMPQLAPCTPHGVMTMLAKTGIPLRGLNAVVVGASNIVGVPMMLELLNERATVTVCHSATKDLAQKVSEADLVVVGVGIPNMVKGEWIKEGAIVIDVGINRMDDGTLCGDVEYDTAAQRASWITPVPGGVGPMTIATLLENTMQVAYHLDCKVK
- a CDS encoding N-acyl homoserine lactonase family protein, yielding MTQVKKFWPILTGQHTYEKTLSTRGVGSGEVIKAPILAYLIETNNGRILFDVGCDYQKIKQPDLRQKYYEHDGFPFGPPEMEEEQQLPNKLQILGLQPEDVDVVFCSHLHFDHAGGLCEFCHAEVHVHAQEMNAAKNLEDEAYFTSDFDLPLNWKIQTEEYDLVPGVRAIETPGHTAGHMSMYIELPKGRPIVLAGDAADLVENIEQEIAPGLCWQDNESMAIESIQKLKQFSQQNNAALWPNHDWQFFQKHNRFPGFFE
- a CDS encoding sugar phosphate isomerase/epimerase, whose product is MQLKTFKTLWGNTLPIDQACQNAIHNRFTGIEGQAPKDKNQQNSWAQALADFECDYIAEIVTGGDYVPNRNWTIQQHLDDIKFQLDCSLSLNPLFATCITGCDAWEESKSIDFFAQAMSLGMEYGVTLSFETHRSRSLFTPWITQRVVEALPEIKLTADISHWCVVCERLMDSEIETIHAIANNVHHIHGRVGYDQGPQVPHPALPEYQAALKSHQSIWEFFWQAQKINQYAFSTLTPEFGPDGYCQLLPFTQAPVADIDEINQWMNNNEKAHFSQFIEPEIISC
- a CDS encoding DMT family transporter, with the translated sequence MLKTFQTLSQKPEFPVIVLVIASFFWGLSWLPLKSLNQMGFDGPLLIFAAYSLLSLVFLPLLIKQRSYLKSHLAAWLIILVLGGGANFAFSYALIYGEIIRVMVLFYLLPLWGVLGGKFLLNEHVDYKGWMAAGLSICGAFLIVGGFKVFESPPTWIDGIALLSGFLFAMNNIAFRAHQDIPMVPKLSALFIGTALLSGLLFFVQGAEMPNDISLPAWQLLVFYGLVWLLISNYGSQWGVTHLPASRSSIIIIMELVVAVISAVLIANETLSFVEGLGGVLIVTAAVLEAFRKTNKDK
- a CDS encoding fatty acid desaturase codes for the protein MSKKPKYFRHHDALKPTVIAIIYVITSYILGFGLLLAEPLITNLIGIPLLAHSMVIAAYLIHEAAHSSVFKDKRHNRWFAESLLWITGNSYSSFSDIQRKHNRHHIDRADIVSFDFRPVLERHPNVLKIIKALEWAYIPALEIVMHALVLILPFVKPNRKQNRSRIILVVFLRVLMFTGLASISLNILWLYPIAYMLFLTVMRFMDVHQHTYEVYETLDLPRGAEARLRDREFEEHNTYSNLLSVKYPWVNLLVLNFSYHNVHHEQQLQPWYRLPKLHQQMFGDDYQQILTFKHLIKSFHKYRVPRVLNGDPINLPVKKDEGETFIGVDGVSFLTAH